In Choristoneura fumiferana chromosome 21, NRCan_CFum_1, whole genome shotgun sequence, a single genomic region encodes these proteins:
- the LOC141439612 gene encoding uncharacterized protein isoform X2, protein MTDTLKETHPQKYYLRLISRLMYYFGLGNYWYEGSSTRHPRLYIAWCIFIQTYMLIVVLDIFLAILRPDLHDEEKSEAIQIGFCQLLVLLKFIIVILQRNRIRKGFKKLLEEDRDIFSSLEVEKRSVKTAKIFFLPFLFVIYSYLGTTVVSWTFASILNGTPIQTQVIYFPTPAHTGFPYNLLRLFIIGHWWLHATMMTTSDCLCSLPIFFVAAKFKQVQMYFENLGVMDLEHWSGEDFKKAVIDGIKLHRNALWCASNIQSAMGTLYGIQILQTVILGGISLCQLASQERTMMILLSEAVFIVCVSVLTAAYMINSGVISHEAATVATSIFHCGWQRVPMDNNLRTLLVVAIYQAQLPVYMTAFGMLTLSHESFVRVLRAAYSLFALMY, encoded by the exons ATGACGGACACTTTAAAAGAAACTCATCCTCAAAAGTACTACTTACGGCTAATCAGCAGACTGATGTACTATTTCGGTCTCGGCAACTATTGGTACGAAGGCTCAAGCACTCGCCACCCACGACTTTATATAGCTTGGTGCATCTTCATACAGACATACATGCTTATAGTCGTCTTGGATATATTCCTGGCCATCTTAAGACCAGATCTACATGACGAAGAAAAGTCTGAAGCCATACAAATCGGGTTCTGCCAACTCCTAGTCTTACTTAAAttcataatagttattttacAAAGAAACAGGATTCGTAAAGGATTTAAGAAACTTCTGGAAGAAGACCGCGATATTTTTAGCTCTTTGGAGGTGGAAAAACGGTCGGTAAAGACAGCGAAGATATTCTTCCTGCCTTTCTTGTTTGTAATCTACTCTTATTTGGGTACTACTGTTGTTAGCTGGACTTTTGCTTCTATTCTGAATG GCACACCCATCCAGACCCAGGTAATCTACTTCCCCACGCCAGCCCACACCGGTTTCCCTTATAACCTCCTACGCCTCTTCATCATTGGCCACTGGTGGCTGCATGCCACAATGATGACCACCTCCGATTGCCTTTGCTCTTTGCCCATCTTCTTCGTAGCGGCTAAGTTCAAGCAAGTCCAGATGTACTTCGAAAATCTGGGAGTTATGGATCTAGAGCATTGGAGTGGTGAAGACTTTAAAAAGGCGGTTATTGATGGGATCAAGCTTCACCGTAATGCTTTGTG GTGTGCCAGCAACATCCAGTCTGCAATGGGAACTTTATACGGCATTCAGATCTTACAAACTGTTATTTTGGGCGGCATATCCCTATGCCAACTTGCC TCGCAGGAAAGGACGATGATGATCCTATTATCTGAAGCCGTGTTTATTGTATGTGTATCCGTACTCACCGCGGCGTACATGATCAACTCTGGAGTCATCAGTCATGAG GCAGCAACTGTAGCGACATCTATATTCCACTGCGGCTGGCAACGCGTTCCCATGGACAACAATCTGCGTACACTCCTAGTGGTGGCAATTTATCAAGCGCAGCTACCCGTCTACATGACCGCTTTTGGGATGCTCACTCTATCCCATGAAAGCTTCGTCAGG GTCCTACGTGCAGCATACTCATTGTTTGCCCTAATGTATTAA
- the LOC141439612 gene encoding uncharacterized protein isoform X1, whose translation MTDTLKETHPQKYYLRLISRLMYYFGLGNYWYEGSSTRHPRLYIAWCIFIQTYMLIVVLDIFLAILRPDLHDEEKSEAIQIGFCQLLVLLKFIIVILQRNRIRKGFKKLLEEDRDIFSSLEVEKRSVKTAKIFFLPFLFVIYSYLGTTVVSWTFASILNGTPIQTQVIYFPTPAHTGFPYNLLRLFIIGHWWLHATMMTTSDCLCSLPIFFVAAKFKQVQMYFENLGVMDLEHWSGEDFKKAVIDGIKLHRNALWCASNIQSAMGTLYGIQILQTVILGGISLCQLAIQCISLCFFQSQERTMMILLSEAVFIVCVSVLTAAYMINSGVISHEAATVATSIFHCGWQRVPMDNNLRTLLVVAIYQAQLPVYMTAFGMLTLSHESFVRVLRAAYSLFALMY comes from the exons ATGACGGACACTTTAAAAGAAACTCATCCTCAAAAGTACTACTTACGGCTAATCAGCAGACTGATGTACTATTTCGGTCTCGGCAACTATTGGTACGAAGGCTCAAGCACTCGCCACCCACGACTTTATATAGCTTGGTGCATCTTCATACAGACATACATGCTTATAGTCGTCTTGGATATATTCCTGGCCATCTTAAGACCAGATCTACATGACGAAGAAAAGTCTGAAGCCATACAAATCGGGTTCTGCCAACTCCTAGTCTTACTTAAAttcataatagttattttacAAAGAAACAGGATTCGTAAAGGATTTAAGAAACTTCTGGAAGAAGACCGCGATATTTTTAGCTCTTTGGAGGTGGAAAAACGGTCGGTAAAGACAGCGAAGATATTCTTCCTGCCTTTCTTGTTTGTAATCTACTCTTATTTGGGTACTACTGTTGTTAGCTGGACTTTTGCTTCTATTCTGAATG GCACACCCATCCAGACCCAGGTAATCTACTTCCCCACGCCAGCCCACACCGGTTTCCCTTATAACCTCCTACGCCTCTTCATCATTGGCCACTGGTGGCTGCATGCCACAATGATGACCACCTCCGATTGCCTTTGCTCTTTGCCCATCTTCTTCGTAGCGGCTAAGTTCAAGCAAGTCCAGATGTACTTCGAAAATCTGGGAGTTATGGATCTAGAGCATTGGAGTGGTGAAGACTTTAAAAAGGCGGTTATTGATGGGATCAAGCTTCACCGTAATGCTTTGTG GTGTGCCAGCAACATCCAGTCTGCAATGGGAACTTTATACGGCATTCAGATCTTACAAACTGTTATTTTGGGCGGCATATCCCTATGCCAACTTGCC ATACAGTGTATATCTCTGTGTTTCTTCCAGTCGCAGGAAAGGACGATGATGATCCTATTATCTGAAGCCGTGTTTATTGTATGTGTATCCGTACTCACCGCGGCGTACATGATCAACTCTGGAGTCATCAGTCATGAG GCAGCAACTGTAGCGACATCTATATTCCACTGCGGCTGGCAACGCGTTCCCATGGACAACAATCTGCGTACACTCCTAGTGGTGGCAATTTATCAAGCGCAGCTACCCGTCTACATGACCGCTTTTGGGATGCTCACTCTATCCCATGAAAGCTTCGTCAGG GTCCTACGTGCAGCATACTCATTGTTTGCCCTAATGTATTAA